The Halalkalicoccus sp. NIPERK01 region CTCGGGTGATCGCGAATGAGCAGACACCAGAAACGACTCTCGGTACCGGACTCGTGGCCGGTCGAGCGCAAGACCGCCAAGTACACCGTGAAGGCCCGCGCGGGCCCCCACGGCGAGGCGGGCGTGCCGCTCCTGATCGTGCTACGGGACGTACTGGGGTACGTCGACTCGACGAAGGAAGCGAAGTACGCCACGAACGAGGGCAACGTCCTCGTCAACGGCGAACCGGTGGGCGACGTCCGTCGACCCATCGGGATGTTCGACATCCTCGGGTTCGAGGAGCGCGAGGAGTTCTACCGCGTGTTCCCCGACGAGGGCGGTCGGCTCGCGCTGACGCCGATCGACGAGGCGGACGCCGACGGCAAACTCGGCAAGATCGCCGACAAGCGGCAGGTGCCCGGCGGGGAGACCCAACTCCAACTGCACGACGGGCGCAACCTGCGCGTCGACGACGGCGCGGAGTACTCGCCGGGCGACTCGATCGTCATCGACTGGGACGGCGAGATCCTCGCGCACTTCGTCTACGAGGAGGGCGCGCTGGTCACCGCGGTGCAGGGCCAGCACGCCGGCGAGGTCGGCGAGATCGAGGAGATCACCGTGATCGAATCGAGCGCGCCCAACACCGTCAGCGTCGACACCGACGACGGCTCGTTCGAGACGATCGACGAGTACGTCGTCGTGATCGACGAGAACTTCGTCGGCGGGGACGCGGGAACCGCGTCCGAAGAAGCGAGCGGCGACAGCCGCGAGGACGAGGGAGGTGCTGAGGAATGAGCGAGAGCCAGCACGAGGCCGAAGGCGAGTTCCACGAGATGCGCGAACCCGTCGTCGAGAAGGTCGTCGTCCACATGGGCGTCGGCACCGGCGGGCGCGAACTCGCGAACGCCGAGGAGATCCTCGAGGAGATCACGGGCCAGCAGAGCGTCCGCACGCAGGCCAAACGGACCAAGCCGGAGTTCGGCATCCGACAGGGCGACCCGATCGGCGCGAAGGTCACCCTGCGGGACGAGGCGGCCCGCGAGTTCCTCGAGACGGCGCTCGACATCGCCGAGATCTCGGGGAGCCAGTTCGACCAGACCGGCAACGTGAGCTTCGGGGTCGAGGAACACACCGAGTTCCCCGGCCAGGAGTACGACCCGAACGTCGGAATCTTCGGGCTGGACGTGACGGTCAACCTCGTGCGCCCGGGCTACCGGGTGAAAAAGCGCGACATCGCGTCGCGGCAGATCCCGTCGAGCCACCGACTCGACGCGGCGGCGGCGATCGCCTACCTGAACGCGGCGTTCGACGCCGGAATCGGACGGGAGGAGACGGATGAGTGAATCAGAGACACAGGAGACGGGCGAGCACGCCACGAAGCGCACCGGTCAGATCGAACAGTGCCAGCGCTGTGGCCGCAAACAGGGTCTCGTCGGGAAGTACGACATCTGGCTGTGCCGACAGTGCTTCCGCGAGATCGCCCGCAAGATGGGGTTCAAGAAGTACAAATGACGACGAGTGATCCGTTCAGTAACGCGCTCTCGGGGATCGACAACGCCGAGAGCGTCGGACACCTGACACACACGATACAGCCCGCTTCGAACCAGATCGGCTCGGTGCTCGAGGTCTTCTACGACCGCGGGTACATCGACGGCTTCGAGTTCGTCGAGGACGGCCGAGCGGGACGGTTCGAGGTCGAACTGAAGGGCGCGATCAACGAGTGTGGCCCGGTCAAGCCCCGCTACTCGGCGGGCGCGGACGAGTTCGAGAAGTGGGAGAAGCGATACCTCCCCGCCCGCGACTACGGGACGCTCGTCGTCACGACCAGCCACGGCATCATGAGCCACTACGAGGCCCGCGAACGGGGCATCGGTGGCCAGGTGATCGCGTACGTCTATTAGATCATGCCACGAACAGAAATCACGCTACCGGACGAGGTCGACTGCGAGATCGACCACCTCGACGTGACGATCTCGGGGCCCGACGGCGAGGTCACTCGCCGGCTGTGGTACCCCGACGTGACGGTCTCGACCGAGACGGTCACCGACGAGGTCGAGACCGACGACGGCGAGACCGAACAGCGCGAGGTCGAGGCGGTCGTCATCGAGAGCGAGACGGACAACGCGAAGACCAACGCCACCATCGGGACGTTCGAGAGCCACGTGCGCAACATGGTTCGGGGCGTCACCGACGGCTGGGAGTACCGCATGGAGGTGCTGTACTCTCACTTCCCGATGCAGGTGAACGTCGAGGGCGAGGAGGTCGTCATCGAGAACTTCCTCGGCGAGCGCGCCCCGCGCCGGACGACCGTCCACGGCGACACGCGGGTCGAGGTCGACGGCGAGGAGGTCGTCCTCTCGGGACCGAACAAGGAGGACGTCGGCCAGACCGCCGCCGACATCGAACAGCTCACCCGCGTCAGCGGCAAGGACACGCGGGTGTTCCAGGACGGCGTGTACATCACCGAGAAACCCAAAGGAGGCGTCTAGATGGCCGACAACGAGGAGACCGAAGCGGAGGTCGAGGACGTCGACGAGGCGACCCCCTCGGAGGACGAGGAGGTCGCCCCCGACGAGCGAGTCGAACTGACCGACATCAGCGGCGTCGGCGAGACGAAAGCCGACGCGCTTCGCGAGGCCGGCTTCGAGTCCGTCGAGGACGTCAAGGCCGCGAGCCAGGACGACCTGGCGGACGTCGAGGGCATCGGCAACGCGCTCGCCGCGCGGATCAAGGCCGACGTCGGCGGCCTCGAGGTCGCCGAGGAGACCGAAGCGGAGGTCGAAGACGAGGAGCCGGAGGCCGACGCGGAGGCCGAGGACGTCGAGACCGAACTCCGTCCGCGCGGGCTGACCGAGAAGACGCCCGAACTCGACGACGAGCGCGCGCGCCTGCTGGGCGAGCGCGCCCGGACCGGGAAGCCGGCGTTCAAGCGCCAGGACTACCACAAGAAGAAGCGCACGCCCGAGTCGTGGCGCCGGCCACGCGGCGGCCTCTCGAAACAGCGACGGCGCTTCAAGAGCCGAGGGCCGGTCGTCGAGGCCGGCTACCGCACGCCCACCGAGGTGCGCGGCCTGCACCCCAGCGGCTTCGAGGAGGTCTACGTCGAGAACACGGACGACCTCGAGGGCGTCGACGGCGACACCCAGGCGGTGCGGATCGGCTCGTCGGTCGGCGGGCGCAAGCGAGAGCGAATCGAGGAGGAAGCCGAGAGCGCGGGCATCCGCGTTCTCAACCCCACCTACGTCGAAGTCGAGGTAGACAATGAGTGATCTCAAAGCACAGAAACGGCTGGCGGCCGACGTGCTGGACGTCGGGAAGAACCGCGTCTGGTTCGACCCGGAGGCCCAGGGCGAGATCGCCGACGCGATCACCCGAGAGGAGATCCGCGATCTCGTCGACCAGGGGATCATCCAGTCGAAGGAGGCCCGGGGCAACTCCCGCGGTCGCGCGCGCGACCGCCAGAAGAAGCGCGCCTACGGCCACCGCAAGGGCGCGGGCAAGCGCAAAGGGAAGGCCGGCGCGCGACAGGACGAGAAGGACGAATGGAAGAACCAGATCAGAGCACAGCGCCGGAAGCTCCGCGAACTCCGCGACGAGGGCGAGCTCGATTCGACCCAGTACCGCGAGCTCTACAACAAGGCCCGCGGCGGGGAGTTCCGCAGCGTCCGGTACATGACCAACTACATCGACAACCAGTACGGTGACGACTAATGGCAACAGGACCACGCTACAAGGTGCCGATGCGGCGTCGGCGCGAAGTTCGGACGGACTACCACCAGAGGTTGCGCCTGTTGAAATCCGACAAGCCGCGGCTTGTCGCTCGACCGAGCAACAAGCACATCAGGGCGCAGCTGACCACGACCGGTCCCGAGGGTGACGAGACCCTCGCGAGCGCGCATTCGAGCGACCTCGCAGAGTACGGCTGGGAGGCCCCGACGGGGAACCTGCCGGCGGCGTACCTCACCGGGTTGCTCGCGGGCAAGCGCGCCGTCGAGGCGGGCCTCTCGGAGGCCGTCCTCGACATCGGTCTGCACACGGCGACGCCGGGCAACAAGGTGTTCGCCGTCCAGGAGGGCGCGATCGACGCGGGCCTCGACATCCCGCACAACGACAGCGTCCTCGCGGACTGGTCGCGCACGCGCGGCGAGCACATCGCCGAGTACGCAGAGAGTCTCGACGAGCCGCTCTACAGCGGCGAGTTCGACGCAACGACGCTTCCCGAGCACTTCGATTCGGTTCGGGAGACCATCATGGAGGACTAACAATGGCACAAAACGACGGATGGGAGCCCATCACCCGGCTCGGCCGGCTCGTCCGCGACGGCGAGATCGAGACGATGGACGAGGCGCTCAACTCGGGGCTGCCGCTGAAGGAGGTCGAGGTCGTAGACCAGCTCCTTCCGGGCCTCGAGGACGACGTACTCGACATCAACATGGTCCAGCGGATGACCGACTCCGGTCGGCGCGTGAAGTTCCGCTGTGTGGTCGCCGTGGGCAACCGCGACGGCTACGTCGGCTACGCTGAGGGCCGCGACGACCAGGTCGGCGGCGCCATCCAGAAGGCGATCGGCATCGCGAAACTGAACATCATCGACGTTTCCCGTGGGTGTGGCTCGTGGGAGTGTGGCTGCGGTCGCCCCCACACGGTCTCGCTGCGGACGACCGGCAAGGCCGGCAGCGTCGAGGTCGAACTGCTGCCCGCGCCGCGCGGGCTGGGGCTCGCGGGCGGGGACACCGTTCGCAGCGTCCTCGAACTCGCCGGCATCGAGGACATCTGGACGCGCAGTTCGGGCCAGACTAGAACGACCGTGAACTTCGCGAAGGCGACGTTCAACGCGCTTCGCAACACCGCGGAGGCGCGCGTTCCCGAACACGCCGCCGCACAGCGCGAGGTGATCGAGTGATGCAGGCGGTCGTCCAACTCCGGGGCGAGGTCAACATGGACTACGAGGTCGAGGACACCCTCTCGATGCTCAACCTGCACCGCGTCAACCACTGCGCGCTCGTCCCCGAACACGAGACGTTCCGCGGGATGATCACGAAGGTCAACGACTACGTCGCCCACGGCGAGCCGAGTCGGGAGACCGTCGAGACGCTCATCCGCACGCGCGCCGAGCCCGCCGAGGGCAGCGCCGACGTCGACGACGAGTGGCTCGCGGCGAACACCGAGTACGACTCGGTGGAGGCGCTCGCGGAGGCGCTGCTCGCCGAGGAGACGACGCTCAAAGAACAGGGGCTGACGCCCGTGCTCCGCCTGCACCCGCCACGGGGCGGCCACAAGGGCATCAAGCACGTCACCGCGGAGGGCGGTCAGCTGGGCAAACACTCAACCGAGGAGATCGACGACCTCCTCGTCGCGATGCGATAACGAGACCATGACAAGCAAGAAAAAACGCCAGCGCGGCTCGCGAACCCACGGCGGCGGCACCCACAAGAACCGACGGGGCGCCGGCCACCGTGGCGGACGCGGGGCCGCCGGACGGAGCAAGCACGAGTTCCACAACTACGGGCCGCTCGGCAAACACGGCTTCACACGGCCCGAGAAGGCACAGGACACCGTCCTGACGATCGACGTGCAGGAACTCGACGAGGACGCGCCGCTGTTCGTCGCCGACGGCCTCGCGGAGGAGACCGGCGACGGCTACCGGCTGGACGCCCGAGACCTCGTCGAGGACGGCTACGACGCCGACGCCGTGAAGGTGCTCGGCGGCGGGCAGGTCCGCAACTCCCTCGAAGTCACCGCCGACGCCTTCTCGGCGAGCGCGGTCGAACTCATCGAGGAGAACGGGGGCGAGGCCGTCGTCTCCGAGCGCGGCCAGGTCGACGAGGAGGAGGCCGACGAGGACGAATCCAAACCGGAAGATATTGAACCAACCGCTGAAGAAGCGTAATCAATGAGTTGGAAGGAAGCCGCCGAACCGGTCCTGACGCGCATGCCGGGCGTCACCCGCCCCGAGGGGCACGTCCCCTTCAAGCGCAAGCTCGCGTGGACTGCGGGTGTGCTCATGGTGTACTTCTTCCTGACGAACGTCTTCCTGTGGGGGATGCCCCAGGCAGAAGCGGGTCAGGACATCTTCGGGAACTTCCGGTCGATACTGGCCGGCGAACAGGGGACGATCCTCCAGGTCGGGATCGGTCCCATCGTCACCGCGAGCATCGTCCTGCAACTGCTCGGCGGTGCCGGCCTCCTCGGCTTGGACACCAACGACCCGCGCGATCAGGTGCTCTATCAGGGCCTCCAGAAGCTGCTGGTGGTCGTGATGACCGCCCTGACCGCCTTCCCGATGGTGTTTCTCGGGGGTTTCCTTCCGCCGAGTCCCGAACTCGCCGCCGTCTACGGCGAGACGACGATCCAGACGGTCATCTTCGCGCAGGTGTTCATCGGCGGGATCTTCATCCTGTTTCTGGACGAGATCGTCTCGAAGTGGGGCGTCGGCAGCGGGATCGGCCTATTCATCATCGCCGGCGTGAGCCAGCGGCTCATGGGCGGGCTGTTCGCCTGGGGCGGACTGCCCGGCGAGGCCGGGATCATCCCGACGTGGTTCTCGATACTGTTCGGCCAGACCTCCTTTCCCTCGTTGCTCACCGGCGAGGGCCTCCAGGAGCTCTTACTCGGACAGGGAGCGCTGCTGGCGATCATCACCACGGTGTTCATCTTCGTGGTGGTCGTCTACGCCGAATCGGTCAGGGTCGAGGTGCCGCTCAGCCACGCCCGCGTGAAGGGTGCCCGGGGGCGGTTCCCCGTGAAGCTGATCTACGCGAGCGTCCTGCCGATGATCCTCGTTCGCGCCGTGCAGATGAACATCCAGTTCCTCGGGCGGATCATGGACGCCCGGTGGGCGGGGATGCCGGCGTGGCTCGGCGTCTACAACAGCCAGGGCCAGCCCACGGGCGGGCTGTTCTACTACCTGAACCCGATCCAGACGCCCGAGGAGTGGATGTGGTGGCTCGGCGAGGCCGGCCAGGCGGTCTGGCAGATCATGCTCCGGGTGGGGATCGACCTGACGGTGATGATCGTCGGCGGGGCGATCTTCGCGATCTTCTGGGTTGAGACGACCAACATGGGCCCGGAGGCGACGGCGAGACAGATCCAGAACTCGGGGATGCAGATCCCCGGCTTCCGCCAGAACATCGGCGTCTACGAGAAGGTCCTCGGGAGGTATATCCCGCAGGTGACAGTCATCGGCGGCGCGCTCGTGGGCCTGCTCGCGGTGATGGCGAACATGCTCGGGACGATCGGCGCGGTTTCCGGTACTGGATTGCTGCTGGCGGTCTCGATCACGTACAAGCTCTACGAGGAGATCGCAGAGGAGCAGTTGATGGAGATGCACCCGATGATGCGCGAGATGTTCGGCGGTAGGTAACGAACATCCATACTCCTGCTCTCCACCCGGAGGACGGAGCGACTCGTGCTGGCCTCCTCGCGTTCCGATCCTCTACCGCCAGATACCTACTTGATTGAATAGTTACGCAAGCGACAAGACTATGTCACTCCAAGTCATACATCTCTGTGCTTCGAGATCGAAGGTTCCGCTTTCGAAAATCGGAGCTCGGGCAGTTGTCAGAGGCACCCTTCACCCCCGGCCCCATCGCCAAGGCTCCCTTGGCAGTTTTCTACTACGACTCCCTGTCGGATAGTGCCATTGCATAGGTGTCGAAGGGCATTATATCGATATCGAAGATCCCCCCGCTCCCGGAGCGCTGACGCCCTCCCTCAGGTGTCGAGGCCAGACTCGGCGTCCGCGTCCGGTTCCCGATCGGGTTCGGTCGCCTCGGACAGGGTCGTGGCCAGCAGCGCCGTGATCCCCCGTCGCAGCCGTTGGGAGACGGCCGTGTCCGAGATCCCCAGCACGTCCGCGAGTTCGACGAGGTCCATGCGGCGCGGGATCTCGAAGTACCCCTCCTCGAACGCCTTCAACAGCGTCTCGCGTTGGCGCTCCGTCAGCGAGAACCCCAGCCCGCTCTGGTTCGGCAGTCCCGGGTTGTGCATCCGCTTGAGCGTGAGCGAGATCCCCCTCTCGACACACTGGTGGTAGAACGCCGTGAGGTCCTCGTGCGTGTCGAACCGGAGCTCTACGTCCCAGATTCCGTTGTAGCCGACCGCCTGGAGCACCGCCGCGTTACTGGCCACGATCGCGTTGATGAGGCCATCCGACTCACCCGCCCACTCGACGCGCACCAGCGCCTCGTCGCCGATCGTATCGACCATCTCGTAGGAGGCGATGTCGGAAGCGTCCAAGAGTGCTTCCTCGATTCGTTCGAGCGTGTCGTCTTGAATCCGGAAATAGGGGACGCCGCTGTCCTCGATCGGGACGACGTGTTCGAGATGGATCCGAATGTCGGAGCCCTCGCTGAGTACGTCGCCGAGGAGGAAGTCCTCGACCGGAATCGTCAGCTCCACGATCACGCTCATGGCACGATCAGTTACTCCTACAAGGCGAGAGCGTATAAACCCCTTCAAAAATCAAGTAGTAATATATAATATATGTCGTCCGATGCCGTTTCCGCCGGTGACCTACAAATAGCGAAACCGGTATATTACTCTATGGGACGGGCACCGACGCGCATCCGGCGGGCTACTCTTCGGTGTCGGAACCCGACTCGTCCACCTCTTCGAGGAGGGTCGACGCGATGAGGGTCCGCACACCCCGTCGCAGCCGTTCGGAGGCGGCCTGCGGCGAGATCCCCAGTACGTCCGCGAGTCGATCGGTCGTGATCCCGCGTGGCACCCCGAAGTAGCCCCGCTGAAACGCTTCCAGTATCGCCTCGGTCTGCTTGGGCGAGAGCCCGTAATAGGGGTTCAAGTCGGTGGTGGCCTGGGCGTTCACCCGGTGGAGTTCCAGTTCGAGTCCGCGATCGAGACACTCGGTGTAGAACCGCGAGATCTCCTCGGTGGAGAGACACCGCACCGAGAGTACCCAGCCGTCGGCGGTCGCGGTCGCGCTGACGAGCGTCGTCTCCGTATCGAGCAGGATCTGAAAGATCGGGTTCTCCCTGACCGGCCACGTCACGCGCACGAGCGTTCGATCCGGGAGTTCGTCGACCAACACGAGCGTCTCGATGGCGGGGTTCGCCTGGAGGTCCGCGAGGACCGACTCGTGGTGCTCGCCGACCAGCCAGAGGTAGTGGGTGTCGTTTTCGAGGGGAACGACGCGCTCGAACTCGAGGGTGACCGACGGGTGTGCGTGGAGGTCGGACTCGAACGGACACTTGATCGACGGTGCGGAGAACTCGGCGAAGACGCTCATTGGGTCACCCTCGACGCGACGCGGTCGACACGGAGGGCGCCGATCGAGGGTCCGAACGATGCGATCGATCGGATCTGTGTGCGTGTCATACTGATACCTTCGGTTGTGGTCCCGTTCGCCGCGTGGGCCGCTCGTAGTGCGTTACAGGGGTTCGATATAGAAGGTCTTTATGGATACGCCGTCGGGTCCTCAGTCGTCTTCGAACGAATCGTCGGCGGATTCGATCGCGAGCGTCGCCGAAACGAGCGTGTTGAGGCCACGGCGGAGCCGCTGTGAGGTCGCCGCATCGGAGATACCGAGGCGCTCGCTGAGGTCGACGAGCGTCGACTGGCGCGGGATCTCGAAGTAGCCCGCCTCGAGCGCGCTCAGCAGCGCCTCGCGCTGGTGGGGGGTGAGTCCGTAGCCGACCATATCCCTGGGTTCGACGGGGTTGTGCATCTTCTCGAGCGTGAGACCGATCTCGTTTTGCGCGCAGGTGCGATAGAACGCCGAGAGCGCGTCGTAGTCGGGGAACCGAAACCGGAACGACCACTCCTCGCTCGTCGCAGAGCCCTCGAGCATGACGGCCTCGGAGTCGCGAACGGCGTCGAACAGCCCGTCGAGTTCGTCGGACCACTCGATCCGAAAGAGGGTCTGGTCCTCGAGTCGGTCGAGCAGTCGGGCCTCCGTGACGACCGGCGACTCGTTGAGCGTCGTTTCGACGGCGTCGACGTTCCCACCCGTGATCCAGCAGTAGGGAACGAGCGCGCTCCCGGTCGGGACCATGGTTTCGAGCCGGAGCCGTACGTTCGGTTGAGAGCTGAAGAGGTCGTCGAAGATGAAGTCCTGCACGGGGACGGAGAAATAGGCAATGACGGACACGCCTTACCTCCGTTGGGTACTCCGCTGTTTGGTGGTTTCCCGACAGGTAGTCCGATAGTCGAGCATCATATACTGCAAATACCCCTTCGAGGCATAAGGCGATCTGGCTTAATCCTCGAAGGTACTTATATAGCTCCCTCGGTCGCCCGAGCGGTGGTGGCGCCTGAGGGACGGAGAGGACATCGGAACGGGGGGCCGTTAGTAGCGGGGAAGCGGGCGCGATGCCGGAACCCGTTCGACGGGATGGCCGAACACGAGATGGTGATCGATCGCGGCGTGGTCCGCCTCGTGTGGCCGATCATCCGTCCCGATTGTCGCCTCCCAGTCACACCGGCGACACGTGAGCGTCGACTGTTCCATAGGGATAGTGAGGAGTCCGCGCGAATAGACGTACGCCTACGGTACTAAAGGCCATTAAGACGGGAGAGAACTGTCCGGGGACGGCCAAGGATGGGTCTGCTCACTCGGCGATTTCGCTGATTTGGACCTCCTGGTCGGGGCGGTCCTCGTAGTGACAGACCCAAACCGAGATCGGACTGATCTCGACGTCGTTCCGCGCGGCAGCGCTGATGAGGTAGCACAGTTCCCGCTGGAAGTCCTGCTCGCTACGGATCGTCGGTCGGTGTGTGATACGTGAACTAACGTCCTGCAGATGCATTAAGTGATGGGTGGGGACCCCGTGTGAGTCCGCCCGGTGGGCAATCAGCGTACGGCCGATCACATGACCCCTATCGTCGCCGCGACTGTCGTATCCGGTCGATACCGCGACGAGGGTCGAGAAGCACGTCTTCGAGGCGGTCGTCCTGCCGTCGGATCGTTCGGAACGCGATCGAACGACCGAACGGGTGTGACGCGACGTCGCCCGGTCGCCACGCCCAGCGCCAGCGCCGTACGGCCCGACACGCGAGACTTCGCCGGCCTCCTCGCCCGATTGCCCGATCGCCCGATCGAATCGAGGGGCTAAACTGCCTTCCGATCGAGAGACGACCATGAGCGGTCGCCACCGATTGACGAGCGTCGAGACGGTCGAGGAGGAGGGCGCGTGGTTGTTCACGGTCCGTGACGACCACGGCGAGGACGTGGAGGTGTTCCTCGTTCCCTGTGTGGACGCGGACGGTTCCGGGATCGAGGCGTGGGTCAACAGCTGTACCCACGAGGCCCAGTCGCTCTACCGCGAGGGCGTCGGTGCGGTGGTCCGCGACGGCGGGGTCGTCTGCCCGAAACACGGGTCGATCTTCGACACCTGCTCGGGCTACTGCGACAACGGTCCCGCGGCCGAGACGACCCTCCCCGCCGTCGAGGTGAGCGTCGAGGACGGACAGGTCTACCTGACCGACGACGACGTTCGGTTCCTCCACGAGGGCGCGAGCCGCGACGACGAGGACGACGACGGCGGGCCGAGTTCGACCTCGCACCTCCGGCTGTGAGTCTTCAGCAGTCCTGTCGTCCGCGGCGGGTATCGCCCGGCGCGACACGCCCGACCACAACCCTTCACTCGGTCGAGTACGTCGGTTTCAAGTCACCGGCGTGCCTCGGTACTCGTCCATGAAGCCCGCACCACGCGTCGAGCCCTGGGTCGTGAAACTGCTCACGGCGGCGCTGGTCGTCATCGCCCTCGCCCTCGTCGCGATCGTCGTCCTCCTGTTCGTCGGACTTGGACGGCTCGCGGACCTCGTCGAGGCGATCGAGGGGACCGGGCTGATGGCGTCCACCGTCGCCGTGGCTCGTCGTGCTCGATGAGATGGAACCCGGCCTCGTCACGTGGGCGATCGCCTTCGTCATCGGCGGGCCGACCGACATCGACTCCCCCCGGAGCGGTCGATGCATTCGCGTATCCGTCGACGCCGATTCTGACGTGGGCGACCCTCCTCGTCTTTCCGGGCTGCAATCTCCCCGTATAGGTCCGTCCCATCGGCACTTATGCCGTTCCTACCCCCACACGGGGTCGGGATCGACTGCATGGACTCGTCCGTTGCCGGCCGGGTATAGTCGCCACATAATAAGGTATCACCGTGACGATAGGTAGGTCATGCCCCTTCAGCACGACGCCGCGAGTCGGGTTTCGGCGTACTACCGGTCGGACGGTCTCGAACTCCGGGACGCCACCTCCCCGGAGGCGTGGCTGTTCGCCGCCCACCCCGTCGAGATCGAACAGTAACCGGCCCACACTGTCGGTCATGGGGACGTCAACGGCGATAGTCGATGTGAACAGTACCAGCGTGGTACCTGCCCGTCTTCGTCACCGGCGAGTTGCGTATATATGACCCGACGGTATCAGACCTCCGTCGCCCACGCGACGTAGTCCGCCGGCCGTTCGTAGACCGTCCGGAAGCAGCGCTCGACGAAGCCCGCGAGTCGGTCCTCGTCCGCGAACGTCCCGACGCGAACGTTCGTCCCCGCCGCGTTCTCGGGGCTGGTCAGGCTCTCGATGGAGAAGTCCGGGAACTCGTTCAGCAGGGATTCGAGCCGGTCGAGTTCCCCGTCGGTGCAGTCGAGGTTCACCAGCCCGGCGCCGGAATCGGACGCCGGCTGACTCGCGGGATCGTCGTCCCCGTCCCCCTCGCCGACCTGGATCCACGTCGGCTCGTCGGCCTCCGCCTCGAGGGTACAGAACGGGCTCTCGCGGGCGCGGTGGGCGGCGATCGCGTCCGCGAACAGCGTTCGGCGCTCCTCGTCCGACTCGGCACGGAATCTCGTCATACCCCGACTACGCGAGCGAGACCAAAAGGCCGACGGAACTACAGGAGGGCGCGGACGACGAGCAGCGTCACGAGGCTGATCACGCAGAAGGCACACAGGACGGTCACGACCGGCGTCAGGCCGCTCTCGCGCATCCGTGCCGGCCGGATCTCGAAGCCGAGCCCGACGAACGCGAGGACGAACAGCCACTCGGAGGTGCGCCCGATCCCCTCCAGCGAGGCGGGCGTCAGTACGCCGAGGTTCGCGACGAGCGCGACCAGCAGGAAGCCGACGAGGAACTTCGGGAACTGGAGCCAGAGGCGCTTGATCCCCGGATCGTTCGCCTTCCGGGTCGCGTAGCCGATCGAGTACGCGACGACGACCGCGCCCAAGAGGGTGTTCCGCGCGAGCTTCGTCACCGTCGCCCACTGGCCCGCCTCCGGCGAGTGGGCGAAACCGGCCGCGGCGACCGGGCCGGTGCTGAACATGCTCAGGCCGGCCCAGACGCCGAACTCCCGCGCGTTGAGCGCCAACAGGTCCCCGAGGATCGGATAGAGCACGAGGGTGATCGCGTCGAAGAAGACGATCGTCGCGGCCGCGTAGGTGAGCTGATCGCCTCGCGCGTCGACGACCTGTCCGACCGCCGCGACCGCGGAGACCCCACAGATGCTCGTCCCCGCGGCGAGCAGCGAGGCGGTCTTCCCGTGAAGGCCGAAGACGCCGCGGGCGATCGCCTCGACCAGCAGGAGGCC contains the following coding sequences:
- the secY gene encoding preprotein translocase subunit SecY; this translates as MSWKEAAEPVLTRMPGVTRPEGHVPFKRKLAWTAGVLMVYFFLTNVFLWGMPQAEAGQDIFGNFRSILAGEQGTILQVGIGPIVTASIVLQLLGGAGLLGLDTNDPRDQVLYQGLQKLLVVVMTALTAFPMVFLGGFLPPSPELAAVYGETTIQTVIFAQVFIGGIFILFLDEIVSKWGVGSGIGLFIIAGVSQRLMGGLFAWGGLPGEAGIIPTWFSILFGQTSFPSLLTGEGLQELLLGQGALLAIITTVFIFVVVVYAESVRVEVPLSHARVKGARGRFPVKLIYASVLPMILVRAVQMNIQFLGRIMDARWAGMPAWLGVYNSQGQPTGGLFYYLNPIQTPEEWMWWLGEAGQAVWQIMLRVGIDLTVMIVGGAIFAIFWVETTNMGPEATARQIQNSGMQIPGFRQNIGVYEKVLGRYIPQVTVIGGALVGLLAVMANMLGTIGAVSGTGLLLAVSITYKLYEEIAEEQLMEMHPMMREMFGGR
- a CDS encoding Rieske 2Fe-2S domain-containing protein, giving the protein MSGRHRLTSVETVEEEGAWLFTVRDDHGEDVEVFLVPCVDADGSGIEAWVNSCTHEAQSLYREGVGAVVRDGGVVCPKHGSIFDTCSGYCDNGPAAETTLPAVEVSVEDGQVYLTDDDVRFLHEGASRDDEDDDGGPSSTSHLRL
- a CDS encoding helix-turn-helix domain-containing protein, translating into MSVIAYFSVPVQDFIFDDLFSSQPNVRLRLETMVPTGSALVPYCWITGGNVDAVETTLNESPVVTEARLLDRLEDQTLFRIEWSDELDGLFDAVRDSEAVMLEGSATSEEWSFRFRFPDYDALSAFYRTCAQNEIGLTLEKMHNPVEPRDMVGYGLTPHQREALLSALEAGYFEIPRQSTLVDLSERLGISDAATSQRLRRGLNTLVSATLAIESADDSFEDD
- a CDS encoding helix-turn-helix domain-containing protein: MSVIVELTIPVEDFLLGDVLSEGSDIRIHLEHVVPIEDSGVPYFRIQDDTLERIEEALLDASDIASYEMVDTIGDEALVRVEWAGESDGLINAIVASNAAVLQAVGYNGIWDVELRFDTHEDLTAFYHQCVERGISLTLKRMHNPGLPNQSGLGFSLTERQRETLLKAFEEGYFEIPRRMDLVELADVLGISDTAVSQRLRRGITALLATTLSEATEPDREPDADAESGLDT
- a CDS encoding YeiH family protein; the protein is MGLRQHLPGIATLVLVGAGTRSTAAAVGVNDLVLAIVAGVLIGNLVGVPSWAARGVENHKLFLETGIVLLGASIAIEELIGAGPRVVALVVGTVAFGLLLVEAIARGVFGLHGKTASLLAAGTSICGVSAVAAVGQVVDARGDQLTYAAATIVFFDAITLVLYPILGDLLALNAREFGVWAGLSMFSTGPVAAAGFAHSPEAGQWATVTKLARNTLLGAVVVAYSIGYATRKANDPGIKRLWLQFPKFLVGFLLVALVANLGVLTPASLEGIGRTSEWLFVLAFVGLGFEIRPARMRESGLTPVVTVLCAFCVISLVTLLVVRALL
- a CDS encoding helix-turn-helix domain-containing protein, producing the protein MSVFAEFSAPSIKCPFESDLHAHPSVTLEFERVVPLENDTHYLWLVGEHHESVLADLQANPAIETLVLVDELPDRTLVRVTWPVRENPIFQILLDTETTLVSATATADGWVLSVRCLSTEEISRFYTECLDRGLELELHRVNAQATTDLNPYYGLSPKQTEAILEAFQRGYFGVPRGITTDRLADVLGISPQAASERLRRGVRTLIASTLLEEVDESGSDTEE